A DNA window from Helianthus annuus cultivar XRQ/B chromosome 15, HanXRQr2.0-SUNRISE, whole genome shotgun sequence contains the following coding sequences:
- the LOC110912307 gene encoding ABC transporter B family member 19: MTDTTETTSTKPMPAPAEKKKEQTLPFYQLFSFADKFDYILMLLGSIGAIVHGSSMPFFFLLFGQMVNGFGKNQSDFNTMVHEVSKYALYFVYLGLVVCVSSYAEIGCWMYTGERQVSALRKRYLEAVLKQDVGFYDTDARTGDIVFSISTDTLLVQDAISEKVGNFIHYLSTFLAGLVVGFVSAWKLALLSVAVIPGIAFAGGLYAYTLTGLTSKSRESYANAGIIAEQAIAQVRTVYSYVGETKALDSYSDAIQHTLKLGYKAGMAKGLGLGCTYGIACMSWALVFWYAGVFIRNGQTDGGKAFTAIFSAIVGGMSLGQSFSNLGAFSKGKAAGYKLLEIIKQKPTIVQDSTDGKCLTEVNGNIEFKDVSFSYPSRPDVFIFRNFSIFFPAGKTVAVVGGSGSGKSTVVALIERFYDPNQGQILLDNVDIKTLQLKWLRDQIGLVNQEPALFATTILENILYGKPDATTAEIEAAASAANAHSFITLLPNGYNTQVGERGVQLSGGQKQRIAIARAMLKDPKILLLDEATSALDSGSESIVQEALDRLMVGRTTVVVAHRLSTIRNVDSIAVIQQGQIVETGTHEELISKPGAYASLIRFQEMVGNRDFSNPSTHRTRSSRLSNSLSTKSLSLRSGSLRNLSYQYSTGADGRIEMISNAETDRKNPAPSGYFFRLLKMNAPEWPYSLMGAVGSILSGFIGPTFAIVMSNMIEVFYFDNPARMERKTKEYVFIYVGAGLYAVVAYLIQHYFFSIMGENLTTRVRRMMFSAILRNEVGWFDEEEHNSSLVAARLATDAADVKSAIAERISVILQNMTSLLTSFVVAFIVEWRVSLLILGTFPLLVLAHFAQQLSLKGFAGDTAKAHAKTSMIAGEGVSNIRTVAAFNAQDKILSLFSAQLRVPQSQSLRRSQFSGMLFGISQLALYASEALILWYGVHLVSKGLSTFSKVIKVFIVLVITANSVAETVSLAPEIIRGGEAIGSVFSILDRSTRIDPDDPDAEPVETIRGEIELRRVDFSYPSRPDVSVFKDFCLRIRAGQSQALVGASGSGKSSVIALIERFYDPTAGKVMIDGKDIRRLNLKSLRLKIGLVQQEPALFATSIMENIAYGKDGATEAEVIAAATAANVHTFVSGLPDGYKTPVGERGVQLSGGQKQRIAIARAVLKNPTILLLDEATSALDAESECVLQEALERLMRGRTTVLVAHRLSTIRGVDSIGVVQDGRIVEQGSHGELVSRPDGAYSRLLQLQQHRI, encoded by the exons ATGACAGACACAACAGAAACAACAAGTACCAAGCCAATGCCGGCACCCGCAGAGAAGAAAAAGGAGCAAACTCTACCATTCTACCAACTCTTCTCCTTCGCCGACAAATTCGATTACATTCTCATGCTTCTCGGTAGCATCGGCGCCATTGTTCACGGCTCTTCCATGCCATTCTTCTTCCTCTTGTTCGGTCAGATGGTTAATGGCTTCGGAAAGAACCAATCCGATTTCAACACCATGGTTCATGAAGTCTCCAAG TATGCTTTGTATTTCGTCTATCTTGGATTGGTGGTGTGTGTCTCGTCGTACGCTG AGATCGGATGTTGGATGTATACGGGAGAGAGACAAGTGAGCGCGTTGAGGAAGAGGTACTTAGAAGCAGTTTTGAAACAAGACGTCGGGTTTTATGATACGGATGCGAGAACAGGAGATATCGTTTTTAGTATCTCGACGGACACACTCCTTGTTCAAGACGCCATCAGTGAAAAG GTGGGAAACTTCATCCATTACCTATCCACATTTTTGGCTGGATTGGTGGTTGGTTTTGTGTCAGCATGGAAGCTAGCACTTCTAAGTGTTGCGGTTATACCGGGAATTGCATTCGCAGGCGGCTTATATGCCTACACTCTCACAGGTCTCACTTCAAAGAGCCGCGAATCCTACGCCAATGCGGGCATCATTGCCGAACAG gCTATTGCGCAAGTACGAACGGTGTACTCATACGTGGGCGAGACAAAGGCACTAGACTCGTATTCAGATGCGATACAGCACACGCTTAAGCTCGGGTACAAAGCGGGGATGGCTAAGGGTTTGGGACTGGGATGTACATATGGTATTGCATGCATGTCATGGGCACTTGTGTTTTGGTATGCTGGTGTGTTTATCAGGAATGGTCAAACAGATGGTGGCAAAGCATTTACAGCCATTTTCTCTGCCATTGTTGGTGGCAT GAGTTTGGGTCAGTCATTTTCAAATCTTGGAGCTTTCAGCAAAGGCAAAGCTGCAGGATACAAACTGTTGGAAATTATTAAGCAAAAACCAACAATAGTTCAAGATTCTACAGATGGCAAGTGTTTGACTGAGGTCAACGGCAATATCGAGTTCAAGGATGTATCTTTCAGTTACCCTTCAAGGCCAGATGTCTTTATCTTCAGAAATTTCTCCATTTTCTTCCCTGCTGGAAAAACAGTTGCTGTTGTTGGCGGTAGCGGGTCCGGTAAAAGCACCGTTGTTGCGCTGATAGAAAGGTTTTACGACCCGAATCAAGGGCAAATATTGCTAGACAATGTGGACATAAAGACGCTGCAATTAAAATGGTTACGCGATCAGATCGGTTTAGTGAACCAAGAGCCTGCACTCTTCGCCACCACGATTCTTGAAAACATACTTTACGGAAAACCGGATGCAACGACAGCTGAAATCGAAGCTGCAGCCTCGGCTGCCAATGCTCACAGCTTCATTACCTTGCTTCCTAATGGCTACAACACGCAAGTGGGTGAGCGCGGTGTTCAGCTATCCGGTGGTCAAAAACAACGAATCGCAATTGCTAGAGCGATGTTAAAAGATCCGAAAATCCTCTTGCTTGATGAGGCTACAAGCGCGCTTGATTCCGGGTCTGAAAGCATTGTTCAGGAAGCGCTTGACCGGTTAATGGTTGGAAGGACAACCGTTGTGGTTGCGCATCGGTTATCCACTATACGAAATGTTGATTCGATAGCGGTTATTCAACAAGGACAGATTGTCGAAACAGGAACACATGAAGAACTGATTTCAAAACCGGGTGCGTACGCTTCGTTAATCAGGTTCCAAGAAATGGTGGGAAACCGAGACTTTTCGAACCCGTCGACTCATCGTACGCGTTCGTCACGATTGAGTAATTCGTTGTCGACAAAATCGCTTAGCCTCAGGTCTGGAAGCTTGAGGAATTTAAGTTATCAGTATAGCACTGGTGCGGATGGGCGTATTGAAATGATATCGAATGCTGAAACCGATAGAAAGAATCCAGCTCCGAGTGGTTATTTCTTTCGTCTTTTGAAAATGAATGCACCCGAATGGCCTTATTCGTTAATGGGTGCGGTTGGTTCGATTCTGTCTGGATTCATTGGTCCAACTTTTGCCATTGTGATGAGCAATATGATTGAGGTTTTTTACTTTGATAACCCGGCTCGAATGGAGCGAAAGACCAAAGAGTATGTTTTCATTTACGTTGGAGCGGGTTTATATGCGGTTGTCGCATATTTAATCCAGCATTACTTCTTTAGTATCATGGGAGAGAACCTCACTACAAGAGTAAGAAGGATGATGTTTTCAG CGATCTTGAGGAACGAAGTTGGATGGTTTGACGAAGAGGAGCATAACTCTAGTCTAGTTGCGGCCCGTCTAGCGACAGACGCAGCAGACGTGAAATCAGCGATAGCCGAGCGAATATCGGTTATATTACAAAACATGACATCTCTTCTGACTTCATTTGTGGTTGCATTCATTGTGGAATGGAGGGTCTCTCTTCTCATCCTTGGCACTTTCCCTCTTCTTGTTCTGGCCcattttgctcag CAACTGTCACTCAAAGGTTTTGCTGGAGACACAGCAAAGGCACATGCAAAGACTAGCATGATTGCAGGAGAAGGAGTGAGCAACATCCGAACCGTTGCAGCCTTTAACGCCCAAGACAAAATCCTCTCACTGTTCTCCGCTCAACTCCGTGTCCCACAAAGCCAGAGCCTTCGCCGAAGTCAGTTCTCGGGCATGCTCTTTGGAATCTCCCAACTCGCGCTTTACGCATCCGAAGCTTTAATCCTATGGTATGGTGTCCACCTTGTTTCCAAAGGTCTCTCAACCTTCTCCAAAGTCATCAAGGTGTTTATAGTACTAGTCATCACAGCAAACTCGGTAGCtgaaaccgttagcctcgccccAGAGATCATCCGGGGTGGGGAAGCCATCGGGTCGGTATTCTCGATCCTCGATAGATCAACACGGATCGACCCGGATGACCCGGATGCTGAACCGGTTGAAACTATCCGAGGCGAGATCGAACTCCGTCGGGTTGACTTTTCATACCCTTCGAGACCTGATGTGTCCGTATTCAAGGACTTTTGCCTTAGAATACGGGCCGGCCAGAGCCAGGCTCTAGTGGGAGCCAGTGGCTCTGGGAAAAGCTCGGTTATCGCATTAATCGAGAGATTCTATGACCCGACAGCTGGAAAGGTTATGATTGATGGGAAAGATATTCGACGTTTAAATCTAAAGTCTCTCCGGTTGAAAATCGGGTTAGTCCAACAAGAACCCGCACTCTTTGCTACAAGCATTATGGAAAACATTGCATACGGGAAAGACGGGGCGACAGAGGCCGAGGTTATCGCAGCCGCAACCGCAGCAAATGTGCATACATTCGTTAGCGGCTTACCCGACGGATACAAAACTCCGGTCGGGGAACGAGGAGTTCAGCTTTCGGGTGGACAAAAACAAAGAATCGCAATAGCCCGAGCCGTTTTAAAAAACCCAACAATTCTTTTACTAGATGAAGCCACTAGCGCGCTAGACGCTGAATCCGAGTGCGTCCTTCAAGAGGCACTCGAAAGGTTGATGAGGGGTCGAACCACTGTTCTGGTGGCTCACCGTCTATCAACCATCCGAGGGGTTGATAGTATTGGTGTGGTCCAAGACGGACGGATCGTGGAACAGGGTAGCCATGGTGAGCTTGTAAGCCGACCCGATGGGGCTTACTCTAGGTTGTTGCAACTACAACAACATCGTATATGA